In one window of Apis mellifera strain DH4 linkage group LG12, Amel_HAv3.1, whole genome shotgun sequence DNA:
- the LOC107965378 gene encoding uncharacterized protein LOC107965378 produces the protein MFSVIMMKNQNKKKVFFSIQHKTMTETNASVKMSHEYGISQDFTHGDYDLLSNFGNRGELYKIRKGFLNEDVENCLYTLFLQQQSVGNPLTNSSQQEKSMKICGGLLFGGRGSLRIFKKRYMTQSYRQKVNENKAAKIFVNNSTTNNSKAEREKKEGFIGEKQRKMEEENLEFEKELKKGRMMQERGRRCGMEEGQLIENSKLSFVERKRGDLNTLEQIIKKYANDDQTVITMGETIRRILENKI, from the coding sequence ATGTTTTCCGTAATCATGATGAAAAaccaaaacaagaaaaaagtgTTTTTCTCGATACAACACAAGACGATGACTGAAACGAACGCATCTGTGAAAATGAGCCACGAATACGGGATCTCGCAAGATTTCACGCATGGAGACTACgatcttttatcaaattttggaAACAGGGGggagttatataaaattcgtaaaGGATTTCTGAACGAGGATGTGGAAAATTGTTTGTACACGTTGTTTCTGCAGCAACAATCAGTAGGGAATCCTTTGACCAATTCGTCGCAAcaagaaaaatcgatgaaaatttgtgGCGGATTATTGTTTGGTGGCAGAGGTTCCCTacggatttttaaaaaacgctACATGACTCAGTCTTACAGGCAGAAGGTTAATGAGAACAAAGCtgcaaaaatattcgtaaacaATTCAACGACGAACAACAGCAAAgcggagagggaaaaaaaagaaggatttatcggagagaaacaaagaaaaatggaagaagaaaatttagaatttgaaaaGGAATTAAAGAAAGGGCGGATGATGcaggagagaggaaggagatGTGGAATGGAGGAAGGGcagttaattgaaaattcaaaattaagcTTTgtggaaaggaagagaggagatTTAAATACGCtggaacaaattataaaaaagtatgcCAATGATGATCAAACTGTAATAACAATGGGTGAAACTATAAGaagaattcttgaaaataaaatttaa